In one window of Caballeronia sp. TF1N1 DNA:
- a CDS encoding mechanosensitive ion channel family protein, whose protein sequence is MNSIDKLRPAYDSLLALAVTYGIDFLMAILILAVGWWISNFVANALRRTLGRTHIDATLTPVLASVAMWAIRVVAIVAALGKFGIAAASILTVLGAAGLAIGLALQGTLQNIAAGLMLLLLRPFRVGDYIEGVGTTAGTVNEIGLFTTRLTKADGIVMFVPNSTIWANPITNYSANERRRVVLNFQVAHGQKVEHVLEELRRLVSEDPRIVQEAPSAPWIAVTDYTDTGVKFNVGAWTRASDHASVQAELLRKIQPLTREQIT, encoded by the coding sequence ATGAACTCTATCGATAAGCTGCGCCCTGCCTACGATTCCCTATTAGCCCTTGCCGTGACGTATGGCATCGACTTCCTCATGGCGATCCTGATCCTTGCCGTCGGATGGTGGATTTCGAACTTCGTCGCCAACGCGCTGCGGCGCACGCTTGGGCGCACGCATATCGACGCCACGCTCACGCCGGTGCTCGCCAGCGTGGCGATGTGGGCCATTCGCGTAGTCGCCATCGTGGCCGCGCTCGGCAAGTTCGGCATCGCGGCGGCGAGTATCCTGACCGTGCTCGGCGCGGCGGGACTGGCAATTGGCCTGGCGTTGCAGGGCACGCTGCAGAACATCGCGGCGGGGCTGATGCTGTTGTTGCTGCGTCCGTTCCGCGTGGGCGATTACATCGAGGGCGTCGGCACGACGGCGGGAACCGTGAACGAAATCGGTCTCTTCACCACGCGCCTCACCAAGGCCGACGGCATCGTCATGTTCGTGCCGAACAGCACGATCTGGGCGAATCCCATCACCAATTACAGCGCGAACGAACGCCGCCGCGTGGTGCTCAACTTTCAGGTGGCGCACGGTCAGAAGGTCGAACATGTGCTCGAGGAATTGCGCCGGCTCGTGAGCGAAGATCCGCGTATCGTGCAGGAAGCGCCGTCCGCTCCGTGGATCGCGGTAACGGATTACACCGACACCGGCGTCAAGTTCAACGTGGGCGCATGGACGCGCGCGAGCGATCACGCGAGCGTGCAGGCCGAATTGCTGCGCAAGATTCAGCCGCTGACGCGCGAGCAGATCACCTGA
- the metK gene encoding methionine adenosyltransferase, which translates to MSNDYLFTSESVSEGHPDKVADQISDAILDAILSQDKYSRVAAETLCNTGLVVLAGEITTTANVDYIQVARDTIKRIGYDNTDYGIDYRGCAVLVAYDKQSPDIAQGVNKAHDNNLDQGAGDQGLMFGYACDETPELMPLPIHLSHRLVERQANLRRDGRLPWLRPDAKSQVTVRYVDGRPHSIDTVVLSTQHAPDIDLSDLREAVIEEVIKPTLPADLIKGDIKFLVNPTGRFVIGGPQGDCGLTGRKIIVDTYGGAAPHGGGAFSGKDPSKVDRSAAYAGRYVAKNIVAAGLASRCLIQVSYAIGVARPTSVMVNTFGTGRVSDAEITKLVLEHFDLRPKGIIQMLDLLRPIYEKSAAYGHFGREEPEFTWEATDKALTLAEAAGTEPVASVA; encoded by the coding sequence GTGTCGAACGACTATCTGTTTACATCCGAATCCGTTTCCGAAGGCCACCCGGACAAGGTCGCCGATCAAATCTCCGACGCCATCCTCGACGCTATCCTGAGTCAGGACAAATACTCGCGCGTCGCAGCGGAAACGCTCTGTAACACCGGCCTCGTCGTCCTCGCGGGCGAAATCACCACGACGGCCAATGTCGACTACATCCAGGTTGCGCGCGACACCATCAAGCGCATTGGCTACGACAACACCGACTACGGTATCGACTATCGCGGCTGCGCGGTGCTCGTCGCTTACGACAAGCAGTCGCCGGATATCGCGCAAGGCGTGAACAAGGCGCACGACAACAACCTCGATCAAGGCGCGGGCGACCAGGGCCTGATGTTCGGCTACGCATGCGATGAAACGCCCGAACTCATGCCGCTGCCTATCCACCTTTCGCATCGTCTGGTCGAGCGTCAGGCGAACCTGCGTCGCGACGGCCGTCTGCCGTGGCTGCGTCCGGACGCGAAGTCGCAAGTCACCGTGCGTTATGTCGATGGCCGTCCGCATTCCATCGACACCGTCGTGCTTTCCACGCAGCACGCACCGGACATCGATCTCTCGGACCTGCGCGAAGCCGTGATCGAGGAAGTCATCAAGCCGACGTTGCCGGCGGATCTCATCAAGGGCGACATCAAGTTCCTGGTGAATCCCACGGGCCGCTTCGTCATCGGCGGTCCGCAAGGCGACTGCGGTCTGACGGGCCGCAAGATTATCGTCGATACCTACGGCGGCGCGGCCCCGCACGGCGGCGGCGCGTTTTCGGGTAAGGACCCGTCCAAGGTCGACCGCTCGGCTGCCTACGCCGGCCGCTATGTCGCGAAGAACATCGTGGCAGCGGGCCTGGCCTCGCGTTGCCTGATTCAGGTGTCGTACGCTATTGGCGTGGCGCGCCCGACTTCGGTCATGGTCAACACGTTCGGCACGGGCCGCGTGTCGGATGCCGAGATCACGAAGCTCGTGCTCGAACACTTCGACCTGCGTCCGAAGGGCATCATTCAGATGCTGGATCTGCTGCGTCCGATCTACGAGAAGTCGGCGGCTTATGGCCACTTCGGCCGCGAAGAGCCGGAATTCACGTGGGAAGCCACCGACAAGGCTCTCACGCTCGCGGAAGCCGCGGGCACGGAACCGGTCGCGAGCGTCGCATAA
- a CDS encoding phytanoyl-CoA dioxygenase family protein: protein MSEHNPLQSKSEQVRELRETGFVVVKGLVPEARCQALREVARRQLAEAATPLEFEADLKYPGAPDSRDAPGGHTVRRLLDAYVRDPLFAEFATSPEIRGWMELYFGETPYLSRAHHNCVMTKHPAYGSLTGWHRDVRYWGFERDDLVSTWLAIGDETVDNGALWFVPGSHKLPFTSDRFDEAKFFRSDLPENAALIRTAVSPALEPGDVVFFHCNTLHSAGKNLSDKVKFSLVYTYHGASNVPLPGTRSAAKPEVPLV from the coding sequence ATGTCCGAACACAATCCGCTTCAATCGAAATCAGAACAAGTGCGCGAATTGCGCGAGACGGGCTTCGTCGTCGTCAAGGGGCTGGTGCCTGAAGCGCGCTGCCAAGCGTTACGCGAAGTTGCGCGCCGCCAGTTGGCGGAGGCGGCGACGCCGCTCGAATTCGAAGCCGATCTGAAATACCCCGGCGCGCCCGATTCCCGGGACGCGCCCGGCGGACACACCGTGCGCCGTCTGCTTGACGCCTACGTGCGTGATCCGCTCTTCGCCGAGTTCGCGACATCGCCCGAGATTCGCGGCTGGATGGAGTTGTACTTCGGCGAGACGCCGTACCTTTCGCGTGCGCATCACAACTGCGTGATGACGAAGCATCCCGCTTACGGCAGCCTCACCGGCTGGCATCGCGACGTGCGTTACTGGGGCTTCGAGCGCGACGATCTGGTTTCGACATGGCTCGCAATCGGCGATGAAACCGTCGACAACGGCGCGCTCTGGTTCGTGCCGGGCTCGCACAAGCTGCCGTTCACGTCCGACCGCTTCGATGAAGCGAAATTCTTCCGCTCCGACCTGCCCGAAAACGCCGCGCTGATCCGCACGGCGGTTTCGCCCGCGCTCGAACCCGGCGATGTCGTGTTCTTCCACTGCAATACGCTGCATTCGGCGGGCAAAAACCTCAGCGATAAGGTGAAATTCTCGCTCGTCTACACGTATCACGGTGCGAGCAACGTGCCGTTGCCAGGCACGCGGTCGGCCGCGAAACCGGAAGTGCCGCTCGTCTGA
- a CDS encoding lipid A biosynthesis lauroyl acyltransferase codes for MLGRIGVALAFGFLKFLALIPYGITARFGDGLGWLLYQIPSRRKRIVHTNLALCFPDWSPERREEVAQQHFRHAIRSYVERSVQWFGSAKKLEKLIEVDSAVDLSDPNLPPTLFLGLHFVGIEAGSIFLNYSLHRQCGSLYQPFSNPQVEEIAKAQRARFGADMASRADSARIVLRWLRDRKPVMLGADMDYGMRNSTFVPFFGIQACTLTAVGRLAKAGKAQVVPFIGEVLPNYKGYRLKIFEPWQNYPTGDDEADARRMNEFLEEQIPHIPEQYYWVHKRFKTRPPGEPGFY; via the coding sequence ATGTTAGGGCGCATTGGCGTGGCGCTCGCCTTCGGCTTTCTCAAGTTTCTGGCGCTCATCCCTTACGGCATCACGGCACGTTTCGGCGACGGACTCGGCTGGCTGCTCTATCAGATCCCGAGCAGACGCAAGCGCATCGTACATACGAACCTCGCGCTCTGCTTTCCGGACTGGTCGCCCGAGCGCCGCGAGGAAGTCGCGCAGCAGCATTTCCGCCACGCCATCCGCAGTTATGTGGAGCGCAGCGTGCAGTGGTTCGGCTCGGCCAAGAAGCTCGAAAAACTGATCGAGGTGGACAGCGCCGTCGATCTCTCCGACCCGAACCTGCCGCCCACGCTATTTCTCGGCCTGCATTTCGTCGGCATCGAGGCGGGATCGATCTTTCTGAACTACTCGCTGCATCGGCAATGCGGGTCGCTGTATCAACCGTTCTCGAATCCGCAGGTCGAGGAAATCGCGAAAGCGCAGCGCGCCCGCTTCGGCGCGGACATGGCGAGCCGTGCGGACAGCGCGCGTATCGTGCTGCGCTGGCTGCGCGACCGCAAACCGGTGATGCTCGGCGCGGACATGGACTACGGCATGCGCAATTCCACCTTCGTGCCGTTCTTCGGCATTCAGGCGTGTACGTTGACGGCCGTCGGCCGGCTGGCGAAAGCGGGCAAGGCGCAAGTGGTGCCGTTCATCGGCGAGGTGCTGCCGAACTACAAGGGATATCGGCTGAAGATTTTCGAGCCGTGGCAGAACTACCCCACTGGCGACGACGAAGCCGACGCGCGCCGCATGAACGAATTCCTCGAAGAGCAGATTCCGCACATACCGGAGCAGTATTACTGGGTGCACAAGCGTTTCAAAACGCGTCCGCCGGGCGAGCCGGGCTTCTATTGA
- a CDS encoding DUF3185 family protein, with translation MTRAISVALIVGGIVLLYFGGQSFHSLSNDVSRFFTGSPTNKTIWLLAGGVVATLAGMIGLALPSSRR, from the coding sequence ATGACCCGAGCGATTTCCGTTGCGTTGATTGTCGGCGGCATCGTGCTGCTTTATTTCGGTGGCCAGTCGTTTCATTCGTTGAGTAACGACGTATCGCGCTTTTTCACCGGCTCGCCCACGAACAAGACTATCTGGCTGCTCGCGGGCGGCGTCGTGGCCACGCTCGCGGGAATGATCGGCCTTGCGCTGCCGTCATCCCGCCGATAA